From Tiliqua scincoides isolate rTilSci1 chromosome 2, rTilSci1.hap2, whole genome shotgun sequence, the proteins below share one genomic window:
- the KCNMB1 gene encoding calcium-activated potassium channel subunit beta-1: MLGKKLVMAQKRGETRALCLGLGMVACSVIMYFFIGITIMPFYKRSVWIKESVCKLMKAGIKEVHFFYNESISDENIFHYPCLDVQVNLTVLGQVVMLYHTEETIDKNPKCSYIPPNLEDYNEVQRLVETIVDSFRKAKLFPCHYDPSREETSVLYQRLYPPEKLLITFIWPTLMWIGGVLIVIMVKISQYFSLLSATQNKTGI, from the exons ATGCTGGGAAAAAAGCTGGTGATGGCACAGAAGCGAGGGGAGACCAGGGCACTCTGCCTAGGTTTGGGAATGGTGGCCTGTTCAGTGATTATGTATTTCTTTATTGGGATCACCATTATGCCATTCTACAAGAGGAG TGTTTGGATCAAAGAAAGTGTATGCAAACTGATGAAAGCGGGAATCAAAGAAGTCCATTTTTTCTACAATGAGAGCATCAGTGATGAGAACATTTTTCACTATCCTTGCTTGGACGTCCAGGTCAATTTGACTGTCTTGGGACAGGTGGTAATGCTCTATCACACGGAGGAGACGATCGACAAAAATCCCAAG TGCTCCTAtatccccccaaacctggaggaTTACAATGAAGTTCAAAGGCTTGTGGAAACAATTGTAGACTCATTCAGAAAGGCGAAACTGTTCCCTTGTCATTATGACCCATCAAGAGAAGAAACAAGTGTTCTTTATCAGAGATTATACCCTCCAGAGAAGCTTCTTATTACTTTTATCTGGCCAACTCTAATGTGGATTGGTGGTGTTTTGATTGTCATCATGGTGAAAATAAGTCAATATTTCTCTTTACTCTCTgccacccaaaacaaaacaggtatATAG